In Anaerococcus prevotii DSM 20548, the genomic window GCCTCAGTATCCATGCTTCAAAGAAAGCTTAAGATAGGCTACGCTAGGGCTGGAAGGATAATAGATCAATTGGAACAAAGAGGAGTAGTTGGCGGATATGAAGGATCTAAGCCAAGAAAGGTCCTAGTAGATAGGTCTTATTTAGAAGGAGAAGAAAATGAATTTAGCTAACAAAATAACCCTTGTAAGACTCTTTTTAATCCCTGTTTTTGTCATAATCTTTATGATTAGTGGAAGGGATATGAATATAGCAGCTATTGTCTTTATCATAGCAAGTCTTACAGATGCAGTAGATGGTCATATAGCAAGAAGCAGAAACATGATAACAAACTTTGGTAAGTTTACCGATCCATTGGTAGATAAGGTCCTAACCATGGCAGCCTTCTTGGTACTAGTAGAAGATAATACAATACCTGCTTGGCCTGTTATAATAATAATCTCAAGAGAGCTTATAATCACAGGATTTAGGACTCTTGCGGCAGATTCTGGAATAACAATTGCGGCGAGCATGTGGGGCAAGGCTAAGACTACAAGCCAAATGATATCATTAGTAATGCTTTTACTAAATGTACCTAGCCTAAACAAAGCTGGAATTTTTGTCTTCTATATAGCAGTAATTCTCACGGTAGTGTCTGGAGTGGACTATATAGTTAAGAATAAAAAAGTCCTAGACTTGGAAAATATATAAAAGCTTTAGGAAGAAAAATAGATTAATATTAAAAGTATTAGCTTTTGCAAATAATAGCTCTATCATTAAGCTAAGAGTTAAAGAATTCTTAAAAGAACTTTGACCTATAAGCTTGTGATAGAAAAGAATTTATTTGCGAAAGCTTCTTTATTTTGTATAATGCTTTAAGAAAATTAATAAAATGATATAATAATAGTAAGATTTTGTACAGATTATATAAATAGTAGAGGAGAGTTTATGGATAAAGATAAGCAAAAGGCCTTAGACCAGGCTTTTAAAAATATAGAGAAAAAATACGGTAAGGGAGCTATAATGAAGATGGGTGAAGCTCCTAGAGTTTCAGTATCTGCTATTCCAACTGGAGCAGTCAATCTCGATATAGCTTTAGGTATCGGCGGAATTCCTAGAGGAAGAGTAGTTGAAATTTTTGGACCTGAATCATCCGGTAAGACAACCCTTGCCCTTCATATAGTTGCAGAAGATCAAAAGCAAGATCAGACCTGTGCTTTTATCGATGCCGAGCACGCCCTAGATGCAGAATATGCAGAAAACTTGGGAGTTGATATAGATAACCTAATCCTCTCTCAACCAGATACTGGAGAGCAAGGTCTGGATATAGCTGAAAGTCTTGTAAGAAGTGGAGCGGTTGACCTAATAGTAATCGACTCAGTTGCAGCCCTTGTCCCTAGAGCAGAAATCGAAGGAGAGATGGGTGATAGCCACGTCGGTCTTCAAGCGAGACTTATGAGTCAAGCCCTTAGAAGACTAACCGGTGTAATTGCAAAATCAAACACAACAGTGATTTTTATCAACCAATTAAGAGAAAAAGTCGGAGTTATGTTTGGATCTCCTGAGACAACACCAGGTGGTCGTGCCCTTAAGTTCTACTCATCTGTAAGACTTGACATCAGAAGGATAAAGACAATAACCCAAGGAGATAATTCTATAGGATCAAGAACTAGGGTTAAGGTTGTCAAAAACAAGGTAGCTCCTCCATTCAAGGTAGTAGAATTTGATATCATGTATGGTAAGGGAATTTCTAAATCTGGAGTATTGCTCGATACGGCTGTAGATATGGACATAGTTGATAAGGCAGGATCTTGGTTTTCTTACAAGGACGAAAAGCTCGGCCAAGGTAGGGAGAATGTCAAAGACCTCTTAGAAGAAAATCCAGAACTTATGGCCCAAATCGATGCAGAGGTTAGAAAAAGCATAATCCAAGCCCAAGAGGATGGAGAGGAAAATACAGAAGAAGACAAAAAAGAAGAAGAAAAGAAATAAGATAAAATAAGAAGACCCCAAATTCCAGAATGCGGATTTCGGGGCCTTTTTAGTCTAGGAAACTTAATTGATTTAGTTTTCTTTCTTGAAGATTTGATAAAGATATTCCTATTAGCCTTAGCATCTCGCCCTTGTGGAGGTCTTCTAAGAGACTTAGGGCTTCATTGTAGATATCTTTTGCCCTATAAATTGGCTCTTGGAGAGTAATAGACCTAGTGTGATTTTTGAATTTGGCATCTTTTATTTTTAAATTTACGGTTTTTCCTTGAATATTTTTGATATCCATCTCATCTTCTATAAGCTCAGATAAGTTTTTTAGATAGGAAGTGAGAATTGCCATATCATTGGTGTTTTGAGCAAAGGTCCTCTCCTTTCCTATACTTTTTCTAACCCTAGAAGGATTAATCTTCCTATCATCAACTCCCCTTATGACATGATAGATATAGGCTCCTTGCTTGCCAAAATTATCGATGAGGTATTCGTAGTCAAGTTTAAGGAGGTCCTCTACCTTATAGATGCCTATTTTATTTAATCTCTCGCTAGTTTTTTTACCTATGCCGTGGACCTTATTTACAGAAATATTAGGTAAGAAGTAATCTAAGTCTTCTTTTCTAATTTGAGTTATCCCATGGGGCTTTTGCCAATCGCTTGCAAGCTTTGCTAGAAATTTGTTGTAGGATATACCGATAGAGATCCCTATGCCAGTTTTCCTTAGGACTTCTTCTTGAAGCTTTCTAGCGAGTTTTTTGGGAGAATCTGTTTCTACTAGTAGATAGGCCTCATCAACAGAGACTTGCTCCATTAGCTTAGCATATTCTTTTACAAGAGAAAATACTTCCTTGGATTTTTTTCTGTAGTATTTATGATCTACAGGAAGAAGAATAAGATTTGGACAAAGTTCTTTCGCTATAAAGACAGGCATAGCTGAATGTAGGCCAAATTCTCTTGCCTTATAGTTGGCAGTAGTAAGGATTGATTTGTTTGACAAACCTCCAACAGCTAGGGGATGATTTTTCATTTTTGGATTTCTTAATTCTTCGCATGATGCATAAAAAGCATCACAATCGACATGGAATATGTAGTTCATAAGCTCACTATACTATTTGCTAGATATAAGCCCAAGATCTATGATAAAGCTTTGCCTAAAAAGAGTATATACAGTATGATATTCTTATGAGAATAGATAAATTTTTAAAAAATGCGAGAGTTATTAAAAGAAGACAAGTTGCTAAAGAGGCTTGTGAAAATGGCAGGGTTAAGATAAATGAAAAAGAAGCCAAGCCAGGAAGCCTTGTAGAAGAAGGAGACATAGTAGAAGTCGCCTTTGGCAAGAGCAATCTTAAATTTAGGGTCCTAAACTTGATTGACGGAGCCAAGAAGAACGATGCTTTTTCTATGTATGAGGTTATCGATGAGTAAGAAGAATTCGTATCTTAAGCAAAGAAGAAAGAAAAACCAAAGATTTCTATTGACTATCCTATCAATCCTTGCTCTATCGGCGGGATCTTTTAGCCTATACAATAAGGCTATTGAAAAAGAATACGCCAAGGTAAATAAGGATATTGAATCTTTGAATAAGAAAAAAGAAGACTTGCAAATTACTATCAAGTCCTTGAAAGAAGATTACGACAATAGAAATACTGATGAGTTTAAGGAAAAGATTGCAAGAGATAGACTAGATATGGTTAAGAAATCTGAAGTGGTCTATGAAGATGACAATAATAAATAAAGTTAGAGAAACTATAAGAGCAAATGGGCTTATAGAAGAAGGCGATACCATAATAGTCGGAGCAAGCGGAGGTCCCGACAGTCAGTTTCTTATCTATGCTTTGATGGAGCTTAGAAAGGAAATGGATTTTACAATTATCCTTGCCCATCTAAACCACCTCCATAGGAAGGAAGCGAATTTTGATGAGAGCCTAGTCGAGGAGACTGCAGAGAAATTTGCCTTAAGCTTTAGGAAGAAAGCAGCGAGTATGGATGCTTACGCCAAGAAATATGGCATATCTTCTGAAGATGCTGGAAGAAGGCTAAGGTATGAGTTTTTTAGAGAAATCCAGAAGGAATATCCCAAGTCAAAAATTGCTATCGCCCACAACCTAGATGATCAGGCAGAGACTGTCCTTATGAGGATTATTCGAGGAACTGGAGTAGAAGGTCTTAGGGCTATGGATTATAGGAATGGGGATATAATAAGGCCCATCCTAGATATTAAAAAAGCTATGATCTTAGATTATTTGAATAGTGAACAAATACCCTATGCAATTGATAAGACAAATTTCACGACAGATTATACGAGAAATAAGCTTAGACTTGATATAATCCCCAAAATTGAAAAGATTAATCCAAACTTTAAGGAAAGCCTAGTCAAGCTTTCTGAGATTGCGACTGATGAGATTTCTATTAGCGATTCCTATATAAAAAATATTTATGAAGATATTATTATTCAAAGAAAAATAGATTTTGTAAGCTTTGACAAAGAGGCTTTCGAAAGTCAGGATAAGGCTATCCAATCAAGGCTTATAAGATGCGCCATAGGAGAGATTAAAAAGGAAATTAGAGATATATCCAAGGAAAATATCGATAATTTTTTAAGTCTAGTTGACCTTGCTAATGGGAAATCTATTATAAAAGATGACTTAGTTTTTCTTAAGTCCTATAAGTTTTATAAGATGAGCTTAAGAAAGGAAGATTCACAAAAGAAAACTGGGGAACTTACTATTAATATAGGCGAGGAACTTAGTTTTGGAGGAAAAAGAATCAAGATAAGTTCTGTATCTGATTTTCAGAAAAAACATGGGAAGAATATCGAATATTTCGACATGGACAAATTAACTTTTCCTCTAAGTGTAAGATTTAGGAAAAACGGAGATAAGTTTAAGCCAATAGGCTTGGGCCATAGGAAAAAGATCAAAGATTTTTTTATTGACATGAAGGTAGATAAGGAAAAAAGAGAAAAAATCCCCCTTATTTTATCAGAAAATGATATAATATGGGTGACATCTTTTAGAAGCTCGGAGGATTACAAGCTAGATCCTTCTACAAAAAATATTATAAAGATAGAGGTATATGATGAAGACTGACTACAGTGACATAATTGAAAGAGTATTGATTGATGAGGAAAGTTTGAAGCTAAAAATAAAACAATTAGCTAAAACCATCAACACTTACTATGAGGATAAGGATACATTAATCCTCGTAGGAATCCTCAAGGGTTCGGTGATGTTTATGGCTGAGCTTGCCAAAAGCTTAAATATCGACCTTCAGATGGACTTTATGGTTGTTTCTTCTTATGCGGAAAACACCTATTCAAGTGGTAATGTCAAAATTCTTAAGGACCTCGATATTGATATCAAAGACAAGGAAGTTCTAATAGTCGAAGATATTATAGATACTGGCTATACCTTAAAGAAGACCAAGGAAAATCTAATAAATAGAGAAGCAAAAGACGTAAAAATTGTAACCTTACTCGATAAACCTGAAAGAAGAGAAGTAGAAATTAAACCTGATTGGTCAGGCTTTAAGATACCAAATGAGTTTGTTGTAGGCTTTGGTCTTGACTTCGATCAAATGTACAGGAACTTACCATATATTGGCGTTGTCAAAAGATCATTTTATGAAAATATAGAAGATGCTAAATAGGTCTTTGGGCCTATTTTGTTTTTGAGGAGGGAAAATGAGGAATTTAGATTCGATGATTATACTTATGTATGGGGCAATAGTAGTATTTTTCCTATACAGAATTTACAAACAAGTAAAAGATAAGAAAAAGCTTGAAGGAGAAATATCAACATTTAAGAGACCTTCATCTAGCTTTGAGATGATTCTTTTTTCAGTATTAGTTGTAACTGGAGCTGTAAATCTATACGCAGGCTACCAACAGGGAAATAAACAGAGTATGCTCACAGCTCTTGTTATGATTGCTCTTGCCATTGTATTTATGATATCAACAAGGGCCAAACTTAGCCTTGCAGAAAACGGCATCCTTGCTAATTCTAACTTTAGAACCTACAAGGAAATTAAAAAATGGGGTTTTGATACAGACAATGCAGACCTTATTATGGTTGTCAAAGATAGTAAGGGTGAGAGTCGTGAATCAACTAAGGTTAGAAAAGAAGATATAGAAGAAATCAATAGACTAATTAGAAAATATAAGTTAGGCAAGTAAGCTTGAAATTTCACCAAATAACCGTATCATATAAGAGTTAATTTGAAAGTGATTTGGAGATTTTATGTTATTAGTAATTGATATCGGAAACACTAATACGGTTATAGGTGTTTACGAGAAAGAAAATTTGAAATCAAAATTTAGAGTGGCGACCGACCTCAAAAAGACAAGTGATGAATTGGTTGCTACTTTATTTAATATGCTAGCAATTAAGAAAATTAGTGTAGAAGACATCGAAGATACAATCATGAGCTGTGTCGTACCAGACGTTATGTATAACTGGCAATCTGCTAATAGGAAGCTCTTTGATAGGGAAGCCATAGTGGTAGATTCTGACACGCCAACCTTTCTTACGATTGAGTACGAAAATCCTAGGGAAGTTGGAGCTGACAGGATTGTCGATGCAGTAGCAGCCTTTAGTAAGTACGGAGGACCGACTATAGTCGTTGATATGGGAACTGCCATTACCTTTGATGTAATTACAGAAGATAGGAAGTATCTGGGAGGATCCATCGCACCTGGTATTAGAATTGCCCAAGATGGACTCTTCGGCTCTACTGCAAAACTTCCTAAGATCGAGCTAATGGAGCCAGAATCTGCTATTGGTAAAAATACTTCTGAATCCATCAATGCAGGTATAATATTCGGCTATATAGGAATGATCGATAATATTATTTCAATCTTAGAAGAAGAAATGGCAGATAAGTACGATATAGACGAAAGCGATATAACTGTTGTTGCAACAGGAGGTTTCTCCGAGCTAATCTCAGCATCTAGTAAATTTATAGAAATTATTGAACCTGACTTAATGCTTGAAGGATTGAGACTAATCTATGAGCGAAACAAAAATCTTTAATGAAATAATGCTTGCCCCCATGGCGGGAATTACCGATTCAGCCTTTAGGCAAATCTGCGAAGAAAATGGCTGCGATAAGACCTTTACGGAGATGGTATCTGTAAACGCTCTTGATTTTAATAATAGGGCGACAGAAGAGATAATGTATACAGCATATAGTGAGAAAAACTGCAATATTCAGATTTTCGGAAAAGACTGTGATATTATCGAAAGAGTCATCAAGGATAAGATAAATCCTAGGGAAGACTTTGAGGAAATAAGCTTTAATATGGGCTGTCCTGCTCCTAAGATATTTAATAACGGACAAGGATCAGCTTTAATGAGAGATGTGAAGAAAGTCTATGAGATAGGCAAATGCCTTAAAGAATCCACAGACAAGATTGTCAATGTTAAAATCAGAATGGGCATTGATGATGATTCCGTAAACTATATAGAAGTCGGTAAGGCCTTGGAAGATAGCGGAATAGATTACGTCATCCTTCATGGTAGAACACGCAAGCAGCAATATTCTGGCAAGGCTAATTGGCAAGCTATCAGAAAGCTAAAAGAAACTTTATCGATTCCTGTTATAGCCAACGGTGATGTCTTTAGTGTTAAGGATTATAAAGATATACTCGATGAGACCGGGGCTGACGGGGTAATGATAGCAAGAGGGGCTATGGGTAATCCCTTTATTTTTAGGCAAATTAAAGATTATATCCAAGGAAAAGAAACTAGTCCCATAAGTTATGAAGACATACTTGCTACAATTAAAAGACAATACGAACTATCTCTTAAGTACAAGAAGGAAAAGCTTGTAATAAATCAAATGAGAAAGCATGTCGGTTGGTACATCAAGGGCCTCCCACAAGCTGCAAGCTATAGGGATAGGGTAAATAAATTAAAAACTAGTGAAGAAATATTTGATTTACTAGAAGAATATAGGAAATTTTTAGAGGATAATTATGACAGAAAATAAAGAAGTAATATTAAGTAAAGAATATTTAGAAAAACTTGAAGATGAACTAGAGTATCTTAAGACCAAAAAGCGTCCAGAAATTGCTGAAAAAATCAAAGTGGCAAGAAGCTTCGGTGACCTTTCAGAAAATGCTGACTACGATGAAGCTAAAAACGAGCAAGGTGAAGTAGAATCAAGGATTGCCAAGGTTGAAGATATGATTAGAAATGCCAAGACAATCGAAGTTATCGAAAACTCCGATGAAGTTGGTGTAGGCAATACTGTAACAGTTTATGATGAAGAGTTCGACGAAGATTTGGAATACAAGATTGTGGGAACTGCTGAATCAAACCCACTTGAAGGATTTATTTCTAATGAATCTCCAGTTGGTGCTGCCCTTATCGGAAAAAAGGTAGACGAAAGAGTAGAAGTAAGCACACCAAATGGAAAGATGTATTTTGTAATCAAAAATATTAAGTAAAGGAGAAAACATGGCTGATAACAAAGATTTAAATGAAATGCTACAAATTAAAAGAGACAAGCTGGAAGACCTTAAGAAAGAAGGAAGAGACCCTCACAAGGTCGTAAACTTTAAGGGTAGAATTGCTTCAAGCCTTATCAAAGATAACTTCGAAAAATATGATGGCGAAAAAGTAAGAATTGCCGGAAGAATTATGGCCAAACGTGGACATGGAAACATGAGTTTCATGGACATCCAAGACGAAGAAGGTCAAATCCAAATAGTAAACCGTAAAAATGTTATTGGCGATGAGTTCAAACAAGTTAAAAAATACGATATAGGCGATATCGTAGGTATAGAAGGAAAAGTATTTAAGACAAATCAAGGAGAAATCTCAATTGAGACTGAAACTCCACTACTAATGACCAAATCTCTTCAAATGCTTCCTGAAAAATGGCATGGACTAAAGGACCCTGACCTAAGATATAGACAAAGATACTTAGACCTTATAGTAAATCCAGAAGTAAAAAGCGTATTCGTTCAAAGAAGTCAAATCATATCAGAAATCAGGAGATTCCTAGACGGTCAAGGCTTCCTAGAAGTTGAAACTCCAATCCTAAACACAATAGCAGGAGGAGCTACAGCTCGTCCATTTACAACTCATCATAATTCTCTAAACATAGGTATGTACCTAAGAATTGCATCAGAGCTATATCTTAAGAGATTAATCGTAGGTGGATTTGACAGAGTTTATGAAATCGGAAGAATGTTCAGAAATGAAGGAATGGATGCAACTCACAACCCTGAATTTACAACAATGGAACTCTACCAAGCCTATGGAGATTTCGAAGACATGATGGAAATCACAGAAAATATGGTAGAACATGTTGCAAACAAAGTAAAGGGAACAACAGTTGTAGAATTTGATGGCAACGAGATTGAACTAAAGGCTCCTTGGAAGAGAATCTCAATGATAGATGCAGTTAAAGAGCACTCTGGTGTAGACTTTAATGAAATCAAAACTGATGAAGAAGCAATCGCTATTGCTAAAGAAAAGGGAGTAGAAGTAAAGGAAACAAGAGGCGAGATTATAGCAGAATTCTTTGATGAATTTGTTGAAGATAAACTTATCCAACCAACATTTATCGTTGACTATCCAGTAGAAATTTCACCACTTGCAAAAAGAAAGAACGATGATCCTTCCCTAACATATAGATTCGAAGCCTTCATCAACGGTGCAGAAATAGCTAACGCCTTCTCAGAGCTAAACGATGCCCTAGATCAAAAACAAAGATTCCTTGATCAAGTTGCTAAAAGAGAAGCAGGCGATGACGAAGCACAAATGATGGACTACGACTTCGTAAATGCCCTAGAAATAGGAATGCCTCCAACAGGCGGACTTGGTATAGGAATCGATAGACTAATCATGATCCTAACAGGCCAACACTCTATAAGAGACGTATTACTCTTCCCAACAATGAAGCCAATAGGCCTTGAAAAGGAAGAAAATGATAAACAAAAGATCGATTCAATTGACCAAGAAGATGTAGAAATTGACTTTTCTAAAGTACAAATCGAAGATATCTATGAAGATGTAGACTTTGATACCTTTAGCAAGTCAGACTTCAGAGCTGTTAAGGTTAAAGATTGTGTAGAAGTACCAAAGAGCAAGAAGCTTTTACAATTTACTCTAGATGATGGAACTGGTGAGGATAGAACAATCCTATCAGGAATAAAGGCCTACTATAACCCAGAGGACCTAATAGGAAGAACCCTACTTGCTATAGTAAACCTACCTGCAAGAAAGATGATGGGAGTAGAAAGCCAAGGAATGCTACTATCAGCAATCCACAAAGAAGAAGGCGAAGAAAAACTAAACCTAATCATACTATCAAATAGAATACCTGCTGGAGCAAAATTATACTAAATATTTAAGATAAAGACTATGGAAAAAGAACTGACCCCTAACAGCTAGACTTAAAGACTAACTTTAGGAGGTCTTTGTCAAATCGTGTTGGTAAATAAAAATCAACCAAATTATATATCAGGGATAGAAATTTCTATCCCTGAATTTTAGTTTTCTAATAAATTTCAAGTGATAAATATTCTTGTTCTAAAATTAGTAAAATTCCTGTAGCCAAAAGCTATCCTCTTTAATACCTTAATAAAATTGTTAACACCCTCAATTGGTCCATTAGAATAATCATAAATAAATGAGTTCTTGATAAAATCTAGGTAATAATAACAAGTATCTATTGATGTTTTCATTCTATCGCTAACTTTATCTTTAAAATAACTCAAATGAAATGTAAACAATTCAAAGTTCCTTTTCTCAATATCTTCCCTCAGGCATTGGTAACAGTCGTATGTATCTTTTAAAGTGTTATCAACATCAAGACTAATATCAACAATATCTTCATTAGAAACAAACTTACCAGGGAAATGAATACGCTTAAAAAAATGAATAGGATCAAGAAGTTTGTATAGCTTTAAAAAATGTTTCCAATATTTATTAAGTGTTTTGTATTTAAGATTGCAAGTGGAAAAATCCTTCATTGTATCAATCCTCGTATGGTTAAAAGAGTTTGTAAAAAGCTTTACAATATGAAACCCATTAATGACAATTTCTGCATTAACATAGTTCCTGTAAAGGTCAACCCCAAAATTGTCCACAGTTATTATCGAAAAGTAGTCCACATATAGTAAAAAAATTGACCACATGTATCTTTCACCTAGGTGAAAAGCGTCTTACATATATTTCACATATTTTTTGACCACTCTATTGTATCTTCCTTCCATCATATAACTATTTTACCTAGACATATCCATAATATGGGCCCTATGGGCAAGTCTATCTACTATTGTCCCAGTTAACATAGGATCTTTAAAAAACTCCTCCCATCTTTCAAAGTTTAGATTAGTTGTTAAAATTATCGAGCCCTTATCATTTCTAGATGATAAAAGGTTAATTTGAGAATATCAAAAAGAATAATAGTATAAGAAAGATACTTACTGATTTAAAACCTAAGTAGTATAATGAGTATATGATAATATTTTCTATTTTAAACGGAAATAATATTTTGACTTTTGAAGGAGAGTGATTTACATATGAATTTAGCGGATCCCAAAGATATTACTGTTAAAATAGTTTTATTGATACCGATTATTTTAACATTATTTTCTTCATATATGATAGATAAGACAAATGGAAATATTATAGCAGGATTTAATACTATGGAAGAAGACAAGAAAGAAGAGCTAATAAGAAAAGGATATTTATCTAAAGTCAAAAAAATGACTTTTATAATGAGTATACCTTTAGTTATTGCCTTTTTGTCTAGTTTTTTTGTTAAGAATATTAAGCTTTATAATGATATTCTTATGGGAGCATGGGGGTTGTTTGGAATAATTACGATTTTAGGAATTGTTGTTGTTAATTATTCTGTAAGAAAATAATGACTATAAGCTTTCAAACATTTTGTGTATAGAAACCTCCTGATTCGAGTAAGGAAAATGAACTGACCTCCAAAAGTTAGATCAAAAAACTAACTTAAGGAGATCAGTATTTTAATAAAAACATAGTTCAAAATTAAGTTGATTTCGTATCGAAAATATCGATATTGCTAAGGGTATAGTATTGGTCCCCATCAATAAGTTTTACTCCCATAGCCTTTATCTCTTCCTCTACAGAAGAATTTGGTGGATTATTTCTTCTATTAAACCTCGCTGTATTATCATTGCATAATGATGTTCGGCCTTTAAGAGAATTTTC contains:
- the pgsA gene encoding CDP-diacylglycerol--glycerol-3-phosphate 3-phosphatidyltransferase, whose product is MNLANKITLVRLFLIPVFVIIFMISGRDMNIAAIVFIIASLTDAVDGHIARSRNMITNFGKFTDPLVDKVLTMAAFLVLVEDNTIPAWPVIIIISRELIITGFRTLAADSGITIAASMWGKAKTTSQMISLVMLLLNVPSLNKAGIFVFYIAVILTVVSGVDYIVKNKKVLDLENI
- the recA gene encoding recombinase RecA is translated as MDKDKQKALDQAFKNIEKKYGKGAIMKMGEAPRVSVSAIPTGAVNLDIALGIGGIPRGRVVEIFGPESSGKTTLALHIVAEDQKQDQTCAFIDAEHALDAEYAENLGVDIDNLILSQPDTGEQGLDIAESLVRSGAVDLIVIDSVAALVPRAEIEGEMGDSHVGLQARLMSQALRRLTGVIAKSNTTVIFINQLREKVGVMFGSPETTPGGRALKFYSSVRLDIRRIKTITQGDNSIGSRTRVKVVKNKVAPPFKVVEFDIMYGKGISKSGVLLDTAVDMDIVDKAGSWFSYKDEKLGQGRENVKDLLEENPELMAQIDAEVRKSIIQAQEDGEENTEEDKKEEEKK
- a CDS encoding DNA polymerase IV, whose translation is MNYIFHVDCDAFYASCEELRNPKMKNHPLAVGGLSNKSILTTANYKAREFGLHSAMPVFIAKELCPNLILLPVDHKYYRKKSKEVFSLVKEYAKLMEQVSVDEAYLLVETDSPKKLARKLQEEVLRKTGIGISIGISYNKFLAKLASDWQKPHGITQIRKEDLDYFLPNISVNKVHGIGKKTSERLNKIGIYKVEDLLKLDYEYLIDNFGKQGAYIYHVIRGVDDRKINPSRVRKSIGKERTFAQNTNDMAILTSYLKNLSELIEDEMDIKNIQGKTVNLKIKDAKFKNHTRSITLQEPIYRAKDIYNEALSLLEDLHKGEMLRLIGISLSNLQERKLNQLSFLD
- a CDS encoding RNA-binding S4 domain-containing protein, which encodes MRIDKFLKNARVIKRRQVAKEACENGRVKINEKEAKPGSLVEEGDIVEVAFGKSNLKFRVLNLIDGAKKNDAFSMYEVIDE
- a CDS encoding FtsB family cell division protein; translated protein: MSKKNSYLKQRRKKNQRFLLTILSILALSAGSFSLYNKAIEKEYAKVNKDIESLNKKKEDLQITIKSLKEDYDNRNTDEFKEKIARDRLDMVKKSEVVYEDDNNK
- the tilS gene encoding tRNA lysidine(34) synthetase TilS, translated to MTIINKVRETIRANGLIEEGDTIIVGASGGPDSQFLIYALMELRKEMDFTIILAHLNHLHRKEANFDESLVEETAEKFALSFRKKAASMDAYAKKYGISSEDAGRRLRYEFFREIQKEYPKSKIAIAHNLDDQAETVLMRIIRGTGVEGLRAMDYRNGDIIRPILDIKKAMILDYLNSEQIPYAIDKTNFTTDYTRNKLRLDIIPKIEKINPNFKESLVKLSEIATDEISISDSYIKNIYEDIIIQRKIDFVSFDKEAFESQDKAIQSRLIRCAIGEIKKEIRDISKENIDNFLSLVDLANGKSIIKDDLVFLKSYKFYKMSLRKEDSQKKTGELTINIGEELSFGGKRIKISSVSDFQKKHGKNIEYFDMDKLTFPLSVRFRKNGDKFKPIGLGHRKKIKDFFIDMKVDKEKREKIPLILSENDIIWVTSFRSSEDYKLDPSTKNIIKIEVYDED
- the hpt gene encoding hypoxanthine phosphoribosyltransferase; the encoded protein is MKTDYSDIIERVLIDEESLKLKIKQLAKTINTYYEDKDTLILVGILKGSVMFMAELAKSLNIDLQMDFMVVSSYAENTYSSGNVKILKDLDIDIKDKEVLIVEDIIDTGYTLKKTKENLINREAKDVKIVTLLDKPERREVEIKPDWSGFKIPNEFVVGFGLDFDQMYRNLPYIGVVKRSFYENIEDAK
- a CDS encoding DUF986 family protein encodes the protein MRNLDSMIILMYGAIVVFFLYRIYKQVKDKKKLEGEISTFKRPSSSFEMILFSVLVVTGAVNLYAGYQQGNKQSMLTALVMIALAIVFMISTRAKLSLAENGILANSNFRTYKEIKKWGFDTDNADLIMVVKDSKGESRESTKVRKEDIEEINRLIRKYKLGK
- a CDS encoding type III pantothenate kinase, which codes for MLLVIDIGNTNTVIGVYEKENLKSKFRVATDLKKTSDELVATLFNMLAIKKISVEDIEDTIMSCVVPDVMYNWQSANRKLFDREAIVVDSDTPTFLTIEYENPREVGADRIVDAVAAFSKYGGPTIVVDMGTAITFDVITEDRKYLGGSIAPGIRIAQDGLFGSTAKLPKIELMEPESAIGKNTSESINAGIIFGYIGMIDNIISILEEEMADKYDIDESDITVVATGGFSELISASSKFIEIIEPDLMLEGLRLIYERNKNL
- the dusB gene encoding tRNA dihydrouridine synthase DusB codes for the protein MSETKIFNEIMLAPMAGITDSAFRQICEENGCDKTFTEMVSVNALDFNNRATEEIMYTAYSEKNCNIQIFGKDCDIIERVIKDKINPREDFEEISFNMGCPAPKIFNNGQGSALMRDVKKVYEIGKCLKESTDKIVNVKIRMGIDDDSVNYIEVGKALEDSGIDYVILHGRTRKQQYSGKANWQAIRKLKETLSIPVIANGDVFSVKDYKDILDETGADGVMIARGAMGNPFIFRQIKDYIQGKETSPISYEDILATIKRQYELSLKYKKEKLVINQMRKHVGWYIKGLPQAASYRDRVNKLKTSEEIFDLLEEYRKFLEDNYDRK
- the greA gene encoding transcription elongation factor GreA, producing the protein MTENKEVILSKEYLEKLEDELEYLKTKKRPEIAEKIKVARSFGDLSENADYDEAKNEQGEVESRIAKVEDMIRNAKTIEVIENSDEVGVGNTVTVYDEEFDEDLEYKIVGTAESNPLEGFISNESPVGAALIGKKVDERVEVSTPNGKMYFVIKNIK